In Ursus arctos isolate Adak ecotype North America unplaced genomic scaffold, UrsArc2.0 scaffold_3, whole genome shotgun sequence, one DNA window encodes the following:
- the AQP1 gene encoding aquaporin-1 codes for MASEFKKKLFWRAVVAEFLAMTLFVFISIGSALGFNYPVKNNQTAGAAQDNVKVSLAFGLSIATLAQSVGHISGAHLNPAVTLGLLLSCQISILRAVMYIIAQCVGAIVATAILSGITSSLPDNSLGRNELAPGVNSGQGLGIEIIGTLQLVLCVLATTDRRRRDLGGSGPLAIGLSVALGHLLAIDYTGCGINPARSFGSSVITHNFKDHWIFWVGPFIGGALAVLIYDFILAPRSSDLTDRVKVWTSGQVEEYDLDGDDINSRVEMKPK; via the exons ATGGCCAGCGAGTTCAAGAAGAAGCTCTTCTGGAGGGCGGTGGTGGCCGAGTTCCTGGCCATGACCCTCTTCGTCTTCATCAGCATTGGTTCAGCCCTGGGCTTCAATTACCCGGTGAAGAACAACCAGACGGCAGGTGCGGCCCAGGATAACGTGAAGGTGTCCCTGGCCTTCGGGCTGAGCATCGCCACGCTGGCCCAGAGCGTGGGCCACATCAGCGGCGCGCACCTCAACCCGGCGGTCACGCTGGGGCTGCTTCTCAGCTGCCAGATCAGCATCCTCAGGGCTGTCATGTACATCATTGCCCAGTGCGTGGGGGCCATCGTGGCCACCGCCATCCTCTCGGGCATCACCTCCTCCCTGCCGGACAACTCGCTTGGCCGAAACGAG CTGGCCCCTGGTGTGAACTCCGGTCAAGGCCTGGGCATCGAGATCATCGGCACCCTGCAGCTGGTGCTGTGCGTGCTGGCCACCACTGATAGGAGGCGCCGGGACCTCGGGGGCTCGGGCCCTCTCGCCATCGGCCTCTCTGTGGCCCTGGGACACCTGCTGGCG ATCGACTACACAGGCTGCGGTATTAACCCCGCTCGCTCCTTCGGCTCCTCGGTGATCACGCATAACTTCAAGGACCACTGG ATTTTCTGGGTGGGTCCGTTCATCGGGGGAGCCCTGGCCGTGCTCATCTACGACTTCATCCTGGCCCCACGCAGCAGCGACCTCACGGACCGCGTGAAGGTGTGGACCAGCGGCCAGGTGGAGGAGTACGACCTGGACGGTGACGACATCAACTCGAGGGTGGAGATGAAGCCCAAATAG